One Malaclemys terrapin pileata isolate rMalTer1 chromosome 7, rMalTer1.hap1, whole genome shotgun sequence genomic region harbors:
- the LOC128840783 gene encoding dual specificity protein phosphatase 13-like isoform X4 produces the protein MGNFVKAPYLWSVLFSICNSNIYFKTRSLERREKRNEGGKMAFNSLCKDDLLRPRIRSALSLTPRSQSSYQTPPLTELQRLLWTHKPSTGHVNEVWPNLYVGDLYTARDKEQLRRMGITHIVNAAAGRFHIDTGAKFYRDLPVDYYGIEADDDPNFDLSIYFYQAARYIRAALNSPRGRVLVHCAMGISRSATLVLAFLMICENKTLVDAIQAVCKHRGVCPNSGFLKQLQELDMRLAREKGRGIDPLRL, from the exons ATGGGCAATTTTGTAAAGGCTCCATATCTATGGTCAGTTTTGTTTTCTATCTGCAATTCCAACATTTATTTCAAGACTAGAAGtttagagaggagagagaaaaggaatgaAGGAGGAAA AATGGCTTTCAATTCGTTATGCAAAGACGACTTACTGCGCCCCAGGATACGAAGCGCTTTGAGCCTGACCCCCAGAAGCCAGAGCAGTTACCAAACGCCACCTCTGACAGAGCTTCAACGCCTGCTGTGGACACACAAACCTTCCACTGGCCACGTGAATGAAGTCTGGCCAAACCTCTACGTGGGAGACTT ATATACAGCTCGGGACAAAGAGCAGCTGCGCCGAATGGGTATCACCCACATTGTgaatgctgctgctggcagattTCACATTGACACTGGAGCTAAATTCTACAGAGACCTGCCTGTAGATTATTATGGAATAGAAGCTGATGATGATCCAAATTTTGATCTCAGCATTTACTTCTATCAAGCTGCCAGATATATAAGAGCAGCGCTGAATTCACCAAGAG GCAGAGTATTAGTTCACTGTGCAATGGGGATCAGCCGATCAGCAACGCTTGTACTTGCTTTCTTAATGATCTGTGAAAACAAGACCCTTGTTGATGCAATTCAGGCTGTGTGTAAACATCGAGGGGTCTGTCCCAACTCTGGCTTCCTCAAGCAGCTTCAGGAACTAGACATGCGATTAGCgagggagaaaggaagaggaaTAGATCCCCTCAGACTTTAG
- the LOC128840783 gene encoding dual specificity protein phosphatase 13-like isoform X3 has protein sequence MAFNSLCKDDLLRPRIRSALSLTPRSQSSYQTPPLTELQRLLWTHKPSTGHVNEVWPNLYVGDLYTARDKEQLRRMGITHIVNAAAGRFHIDTGAKFYRDLPVDYYGIEADDDPNFDLSIYFYQAARYIRAALNSPRGRVLVHCAMGISRSATLVLAFLMICENKTLVDAIQAVCKHRGVCPNSGFLKQLQELDMRLAREKGRGIDPLRL, from the exons ATGGCTTTCAATTCGTTATGCAAAGACGACTTACTGCGCCCCAGGATACGAAGCGCTTTGAGCCTGACCCCCAGAAGCCAGAGCAGTTACCAAACGCCACCTCTGACAGAGCTTCAACGCCTGCTGTGGACACACAAACCTTCCACTGGCCACGTGAATGAAGTCTGGCCAAACCTCTACGTGGGAGACTT ATATACAGCTCGGGACAAAGAGCAGCTGCGCCGAATGGGTATCACCCACATTGTgaatgctgctgctggcagattTCACATTGACACTGGAGCTAAATTCTACAGAGACCTGCCTGTAGATTATTATGGAATAGAAGCTGATGATGATCCAAATTTTGATCTCAGCATTTACTTCTATCAAGCTGCCAGATATATAAGAGCAGCGCTGAATTCACCAAGAG GCAGAGTATTAGTTCACTGTGCAATGGGGATCAGCCGATCAGCAACGCTTGTACTTGCTTTCTTAATGATCTGTGAAAACAAGACCCTTGTTGATGCAATTCAGGCTGTGTGTAAACATCGAGGGGTCTGTCCCAACTCTGGCTTCCTCAAGCAGCTTCAGGAACTAGACATGCGATTAGCgagggagaaaggaagaggaaTAGATCCCCTCAGACTTTAG